Within the Agromyces ramosus genome, the region TGCCGCCCGATCCACGCCTCGAGAGGGAGACCGATGAGCGCCGCCCAGAGCACCTCGCACGACGCATCCGACACCGCAGCGATCGGTGCCGGCACCGCCGATGCCGCACCCACACGGCGTCGCCGCAACACCGCCGGCGACCTCGCGCAGATCGCGGTCTTCGCCGCGCTCATCGCGGCGCTCGGGTTGCCGGGCGCCCTCTACCTCGGCGGCACGGCGGTGCCGATCACGTTCCAGACCCTCGGCGTGATGCTCGCCGGCGCGATCCTCGGTGCTCGCAAGGGGTTCCTCGCGGTCCTGTTGCTCCTCGCCCTCGTCGCGGCGGGCCTGCCGCTGCTCTCGGGCGGACGCGGCGGTCTCGGCGTGTTCGTCGGTCCGTCGGTGGGCTACCTCATCGGGTGGCTCCTCGGGGCGCTCGTCATCGGATGGTTCACGGCGCGACTCCTTCCCCGCTACCGCGTGCTGCCCGCGCTCGGCGCGACGGCCCTCGGCGGAATCGTCGCGGTGTACCTCATCGGCGTGCCGGTGTTCGCCGCGAACACGGGAACACCCCTCGGCGTGGCCCTGCTCGGTTCGGCCGTCTTCCTCCCGGGCGACCTCGCCAAGGTCGTCGTCACGGTGCTCGTCGCGAAGGGCGTGCATCGCGCCTGGCCCGGCCTCATCGATCCGCAGCCGTGGCCCTGGCGACGGAACGCGGCACCGGCCGGCGCATGAGCGAGTGGCTGCGCGGCTCGCGCGACGACGTCGCCCTCGCGTTCGGCGGCGACGTCGTGCGCTACGGCGAACTCGCCCGCTCGGTCGACGCGGCCGCACTGCCGCCGGGTGACGGTGCGATCGGATGCCCCGCCGGCACCGATCCCGTCGTGCTCATCACGACCGTGCTCGCCGGTCTCAAGCGGGGGCGCCCCGTGCTCGTCGGCGCCGCGCAGGCCGACCGACTCGCCTCGGCACTGCCTCCCGGGACCGAGCTCGCGCTCCTCACCTCCGGCTCATCCGACCCGACGGGCGCGCCGCGCGTGGTCGCCCGCACGAGCACCTCGTGGCTCGCCTCGGCTGAGCCGCTCGCGCGACTCGCCGCACTCCGTGCCGAGGACCGCATCGCGGTGACCGGGCCCCTGCACGTGTCGATGCACCTGTACGCCGCGCTGCACGCGCTCTGGCTCGGAGCATCCGTCGGCGACGCCCTCGCCGACGCGACGGCGATGCACGTGACGCCCACCCGGCTTGCGCGACTCCTCGAGCATCGCGCCCTGCCGCAGAAGGTCATCGTCGCGGGCGCGGCCCTGAGCCCGTCGCTGCGAACGGCGGCGGCCGGCCGCGGCATCCGCCTCACCGAGTACTACGGCGCCGCCGAGTTGTCGTTCGTGCTCGCGGGCCGCGGCGGCGGACTCGCGCCGTTCCCCGGCGTCGAGGTCGAACTTCGACCGGATGCCGCGGGTGACGAGCTCTGGGCCCGGTCACCGTACCTCGCGCTCGGGGTCATCGGCGGCGGCATGCTCCGGCGCGACGATGACGGCTTCGCCACGGTCGGCGATCTCGCCGAGCCCGCCGAAGACGGCTCGTTCCGCGTGCTCGGCCGGGGTGAGGCGGCCATCACGACCGCCGGTGCGACGGTGCTGGCCGAGCAGCTCGAGGCGCGCATCGTCGGGCTGCCGGGGGTCGTCGCGGCCGGCGTGGTCGGCGAACCGCACGAGCTCCTCGGTGAGCGGATCGTCGCGGTCGTGGAGCTCGCCGACGGCGTCGACCTCGCCGGGGTCGTGGCAGCGGCCCGGGCTGGCCTCTCCCCCGCCGAGCTGCCGCGACGGTGGTTCGTGCACGCCGTGCCGCTCACCGCGTCGGGCAAGGTGGCGCGCGGCGTGCTGCGCGAGGCGCTCACGGCCGGCACGCTCGATGGGAGCCGGACATGACGAACGCACCCGTGATCGTGGCTGCGAGGCGCACGGCGATCGGCACCGCCGGCCGCGGCCTCGCGGCCCATACGGTCGACGCGCTCGCGGCGCCGGTGCTCGCCGCGGTCGCTCAGGCGGTCGCCCCGGCGGGGATCCCCGTCGACGATGTCGTGCTCGGCAATTGCATGGGACCCGGCGGCGACGTCGCCCGCGTCGCCGCACTCCGCGCCGGCCTCGGCGACCAGGTGCCGGGCGTCACAGTCGACCGCCAGTGCGGCTCGGGCCTCGACGCGGTCATGCAGGCTGCAGCCCGGGTGCGAGCGGGTGATGCGGGTCTCGTGATCGCCGGCGGCGCGGAGTCCGCGTCGACCGCGCCGCATCGCCGGTGGCCCGACTCCGGCGAGCGCTTCACGCGCGCTCCCTTCGCGCCGCCCGGCTTCGCCGACCCCGACATGGGTCCGGCCGCCGACCGGCTGGCGGCCATCCGGGGCATCCCCCGCACACGACAGGATGCCTGGGCGGCACGGTCGCACGCGCGCGCGGTCGCCGCCCAGTCCGCCGGGGTCTTCGACGCGGAGATCGTGGGCCTCGACGGCGTCGGCCGAGACGATCGGCCGCGCGCCGCGATGGACCTCGCGCGCCTCGCTCGCTTCACGCCGGCGTTCCCGGGCGACGCTTCGGGCGCCGGCACGGTGACCGCGGGCAACTCCTGCGGCTTCTCCGACGGCGCCGCCGCGATGGCCGTCACCACCGAGGCGATCGTCCGCGAGCTCGGCTTGCCCGCCCTGCGGGTGCGGGCCATGGCGGTGACGGGCGGCGACCCGGCGCTTCCTGGGCTCGGGGCGGCTCCGGCCGCGCGCCGGGCCCTCGCGCGAGCCGGCATGACGGCGGCCGACCTCGGCTTCGTCGAGATCACCGAGGCCTTCGCGGCGCAGCTGCTCGCGGTCAGCGACGAGCTGGCCCTCGACGAGGACCTCATCTCCGCCGACGGCGGCGCCATCGCGCTCGGGCATCCGTGGGGGGCATCCGGTGCCGTGCTCCTCGTGCGCCTCGCCGCTCGCATGCTCGCCGCCGATGACGACCGCCCGGGCCTCGCGGCGTGCTCGATCGGCGGCGGCCAGGGCATCGCGATGATCGTGGAGCGTGCCGCATGAGCGAGATCGTCTTCGAGCACGTGAGCCACCACTTCGACGCCGAGGCGGTCGTCGACGACGTCTCGCTGACGCTTCGCGAGCACCGCATCGGCATCGTCGGCGCGAACGGCTCGGGCAAGTCGACGCTCGCGCGTATGGTCAACGGGCTCGTCGCACCCACGGCGGGCCGGGTCACGGTCGACGGCCTCGACCTCGCCCGGCACGGCCGCGAGGTGCGACGACGGGTCGGCTTCGTCTTCACGAACGCCGACAACCAGATCGTCATGCCGACCGTTCGCGAAGACGTCGCCTTCACGCTGCGCCGCCACAGGCTCAGTGCAGCGGATGCCGCGACCCGCGTCGACGCCACGCTCGAGCGCTTCGGGCTCGCCGACCTCGCCGACCGTCCGGCGCACCGCCTCTCGGGCGGCCAGAAGCAGTTGCTCGCGATCGCCGCGGTGCTCGTCGCGGAGCCCGCGGTCGTCGTGGCCGACGAACCGACGACGCTCCTCGACGCGCGCAATGCCCGGCGCATCGCCGAGCACTTCGACTCACTCGAACAGCAGCTCGTCGTCGTCAGCCACCAGCTCGAGCTGCTCGAGTCGTTCGACCGTGTCATCGTGATGGAGGGCGGTCGGGTCGTCGCCGACGACGAGCCGCGCATCGCGCTCGGCGCCTACCGGGCACTGATCGGGTGAGCGGCTGCACATGATCGGCATCTTCCATCCCGGCACCTCGCTCGTGCACCGCACGCCGGCGCTCGTGAAGCTCGGCCTGCTCGCCGTGCTCGTGACCGTCATCGCGTTGCAGGGTTCGCTCGTGGCGCTCGGCGGGGCATCCGTGCTCGTGATCGGGCTGTTCCTGCTCGCGAGGGTCCCGTTCGCGCTCGTGTGGCGGCAGCTCGTGCCGATCATCTGGGTGCTCGCGTTCGCGGTGCCGGTACAGGTGCTGTTCGGCGGATGGGAAGCCGCCGCCGTGATGGCGGTGCGGCTCACGCTGGCGGTGGCGCTCGCCGCGATCTACACCCTCACGACCCCCGTGAC harbors:
- a CDS encoding energy-coupling factor ABC transporter ATP-binding protein, whose product is MSEIVFEHVSHHFDAEAVVDDVSLTLREHRIGIVGANGSGKSTLARMVNGLVAPTAGRVTVDGLDLARHGREVRRRVGFVFTNADNQIVMPTVREDVAFTLRRHRLSAADAATRVDATLERFGLADLADRPAHRLSGGQKQLLAIAAVLVAEPAVVVADEPTTLLDARNARRIAEHFDSLEQQLVVVSHQLELLESFDRVIVMEGGRVVADDEPRIALGAYRALIG
- a CDS encoding biotin transporter BioY, with product MSAAQSTSHDASDTAAIGAGTADAAPTRRRRNTAGDLAQIAVFAALIAALGLPGALYLGGTAVPITFQTLGVMLAGAILGARKGFLAVLLLLALVAAGLPLLSGGRGGLGVFVGPSVGYLIGWLLGALVIGWFTARLLPRYRVLPALGATALGGIVAVYLIGVPVFAANTGTPLGVALLGSAVFLPGDLAKVVVTVLVAKGVHRAWPGLIDPQPWPWRRNAAPAGA
- a CDS encoding AMP-binding enzyme, with protein sequence MALATERGTGRRMSEWLRGSRDDVALAFGGDVVRYGELARSVDAAALPPGDGAIGCPAGTDPVVLITTVLAGLKRGRPVLVGAAQADRLASALPPGTELALLTSGSSDPTGAPRVVARTSTSWLASAEPLARLAALRAEDRIAVTGPLHVSMHLYAALHALWLGASVGDALADATAMHVTPTRLARLLEHRALPQKVIVAGAALSPSLRTAAAGRGIRLTEYYGAAELSFVLAGRGGGLAPFPGVEVELRPDAAGDELWARSPYLALGVIGGGMLRRDDDGFATVGDLAEPAEDGSFRVLGRGEAAITTAGATVLAEQLEARIVGLPGVVAAGVVGEPHELLGERIVAVVELADGVDLAGVVAAARAGLSPAELPRRWFVHAVPLTASGKVARGVLREALTAGTLDGSRT
- a CDS encoding thiolase family protein, which encodes MTNAPVIVAARRTAIGTAGRGLAAHTVDALAAPVLAAVAQAVAPAGIPVDDVVLGNCMGPGGDVARVAALRAGLGDQVPGVTVDRQCGSGLDAVMQAAARVRAGDAGLVIAGGAESASTAPHRRWPDSGERFTRAPFAPPGFADPDMGPAADRLAAIRGIPRTRQDAWAARSHARAVAAQSAGVFDAEIVGLDGVGRDDRPRAAMDLARLARFTPAFPGDASGAGTVTAGNSCGFSDGAAAMAVTTEAIVRELGLPALRVRAMAVTGGDPALPGLGAAPAARRALARAGMTAADLGFVEITEAFAAQLLAVSDELALDEDLISADGGAIALGHPWGASGAVLLVRLAARMLAADDDRPGLAACSIGGGQGIAMIVERAA
- a CDS encoding energy-coupling factor transporter transmembrane component T family protein, whose protein sequence is MIGIFHPGTSLVHRTPALVKLGLLAVLVTVIALQGSLVALGGASVLVIGLFLLARVPFALVWRQLVPIIWVLAFAVPVQVLFGGWEAAAVMAVRLTLAVALAAIYTLTTPVTATLDAMQALLRPFRRWIDADRIGLVLALTIRCVPLLAELVREVLEARKARGAEGSILALAVPVIVRALRTAEHLGEALVARGFDD